A part of Cannabis sativa cultivar Pink pepper isolate KNU-18-1 chromosome 6, ASM2916894v1, whole genome shotgun sequence genomic DNA contains:
- the LOC115695099 gene encoding uncharacterized protein LOC115695099 codes for MYQGPGLVAWEAICQPKSTGGLGFRNVSAWNKAAMGKYLWAIANKEDSLWLRWINSVYLHNGDWWDHIPPSQSSWYWISLMRLKEQFKIALNGNLVLQKYTVDYGYKLLNPVQEKVFWNKQIWGRLNTPKHSFVAWLAIQHRLKTRDRLCKMGIFADHGCLLCKEQPETSMHLFFECAVSRKCLQQVKEWLQWKPQSVSLSGLIRWLGRSKMSNFRKLVIAAPVASLIYHIWKMRNLSYWDDETQDDMRMCKELKAGVTQRVELFWPKKVSNVDKEWFMSLL; via the coding sequence ATGTACCAAGGACCGGGCCTTGTGGCTTGGGAAGCTATTTGCCAACCTAAGTCTACTGGTGGGTTGGGATTTAGGAATGTTTCAGCATGGAATAAAGCTGCAATGGGGAAGTACCTTTGGGCTATAGCCAATAAGGAGGATAGCTTATGGTTGAGATGGATAAATAGTGTATATTTGCATAATGGAGATTGGTGGGATCACATCCCACCAAGTCAATCGAGTTGGTACTGGATTAGCTTGATGAGGCTTAAGGAGCAATTCAAGATTGCTCTAAATGGGAATTTGGTACTGCAAAAATACACTGTTGACTATGGTTACAAACTTCTGAACCCAGTTCAAGAGAAGGTGTTTTGGAACAAGCAAATATGGGGTAGGCTAAACACACCAAAGCACAGTTTTGTTGCATGGTTAGCTATCCAACACAGACTCAAAACAAGGGATAGACTATGCAAGATGGGGATCTTTGCTGATCATGGATGTTTGTTGTGTAAAGAACAGCCTGAAACATCAATGCATCTGTTTTTTGAGTGCGCTGTTTCCCGGAAGTGCCTGCAACAAGTAAAGGAGTGGCTGCAATGGAAGCCGCAATCAGTTAGCCTCTCGGGTCTAATTCGATGGCTTGGTAGGTCGAAGATGAGCAATTTCAGAAAGCTTGTAATAGCGGCTCCTGTTGCAAGCTTGATTTACCACATATGGAAGATGCGAAATCTGTCCTATTGGGATGATGAAACTCAAGATGACATGAGAATGTGTAAAGAGTTAAAGGCTGGTGTGACTCAAAGAGTGGAATTATTTTGGCCTAAAAAAGTTTCGAATGTAGACAAAGAATGGTTCATGTCATTGTTATAG